TCAGCAAATGATTTCAGGAATTAAAGCAGATTCCTCTATAGGTTTAATCCTTTAGAAGCACTTATTTTCGCTTATTTTTTGTCTTTTGATAGAAGTAACTGCTAAAAACATATTTTAATCTTTGATAAATACTGTGAATTTAATATTTTTAAAAAACAATTGAATTATATTTTTAAACATACATCAAGCAGCATTAGAAAGAGCCAATTTGAGCGATGCTAATCTGGAGAAGGCTAATTTAGAAGGTACTAATTTAGAAGGTGGCGACAGTAGTTTGGCGACCTGAAGATTCAATACTTATCAAGAGAATAAAGCTATCACCCCATTAAGGGTGATGCTCATAGCAGCTATCAAGAGGATAGATACTGCTCAATTGATGGGTGTTGACGACGTAGCGCAGTCATTGCTTGTTGCTGGATTTGACGTACTCGCTCTCGACTCACATTCAGCTTCTCGCCAATTTGAGCTAGGCTTCGTTCTTGATTATCCAACAGTCCAAAGCGCAAGATTAATACTTCTCGCTGCACTGGTTTGAGTGATGCTAACAAATCATTTAAGTCTTGACGCAGCAACTCTTGGGTAATCTGTTCATTGGGGGATACACCCTGATCCGGTAGTAGTTCGCTTAGTTCTGTATCTTGATTATCTCCGACTTTTAAATCTAGAGAAATTGTCCCGCTCGCTGCACTGAGATATTCTCGAATTTGGCTGGGTTCTAGTTCCACCTTCTGCGCAATTTCGGCAACGGTAGCACGACGACCAAGGGTTTGAAATAGTTCTCGCTGTATTTTTTTGATTTGATTCAGTTTCTCGTTAACGTGAATCGGTAGCCTGACTGTGCGAGATTTTTCGGCGATCGCTCTAGTGATTGCTTGACTAATCCACCAGTATATGTATGTTGATAACTTATAACCTCGGTTGGGGTCAAATTTCTCTACTCCCCTTTGTAAGCCGATCGCTCCTTCTTGAACCAAGTCCAAAAACTCCAAATTACGGCGCTGATACTTTTTAGCAACCGAAACTACCAAGCGTAGATTTGCTGTGATCATCTTTTGCTTGGCTCGTTTCCCTCTGTGAAGTATTTGATTTATTTCCGCTTCGCTTTTGTTTACAAAAATCGCTAATTCTGCTAACGTTGGCTCTCGTTGCAATTGTTCACTAAGCTGTTGCTTTTGCTCGTCAATGGCAATCATTTGCTGTACTTGCCTGCCATAAGTTATTTCTTGGTCTGATGTTAATAAAGGGAACTGACCAATCTCTTGCAAATAAACGCGAACCATGTCAGAACTCAGGCTAGACATACAACTTTAAAAACTCTCCACAATTAGACAGAATTAAAAGTATAAAGCAAATAGCCTCGTTTTTTCAGAAAAAAATCAACTTAAAATTAAACCTGCTACAATTTAGATTTTTGTGGAGAAAGTTCTAACTTATGGTATAGTCAGTACTGGGTCATAGCTAATAAATAATTGCGTATTAGCATAAGCAATAATTAATTACCAACCTCTACAGTACAATAAAAAAATAATTTTATTCTACGAATATGACCTATTAACTCATTAATTGTCCACTGTTAACTGTAAATTATTCAACCCCAATCACGCTTTTCTCTTTGGGAATATAACTGATCGCAGTATAATGCCCAAGCTACACCAAATATACCACTTAGGGAACCAGCGATCGCAGCCGTCACTCCCCATCCTAATGGCCCAGTCCAATTAGTAATTTCTTTAAGAATTGCTGTACTCGCTTTGCTAACTATATAAGTTGTCCCTGCTGCACCAACTGTAACTAAACCTATTTCTAAGAGGATATCTAACATTTCTTTATTAGATAAATCTTCTTGAAAATAAATATTCCAGATACTAGTATACATCAGGCTATCAGAAGCGGTTAAGACGATTTGCTTGGGTATTTCTGCGCCAGGAGTTGGTGCGGCTGTAGCTGTACCGCTACTAATGGAATATGTGGCGATCGCTAATACTGTTTCTAGTCTTTTTTTACCTATTTCACTCATGGGAAACACAACCTATGATTACAACTAAAATATAGCAACAGATATAGAGTTAGGTAATTGCTAGGAGCGTCTATCACTTATTTTGTCATCTAATATTTGTTCAGGTTGCTTTTTTCAAGAATAATTAATAAGAGTAATAAATAAAGTCCGCTTGCGCGGACTAATGGACATTGGATAAGGTTAGGTTATTACCAAGATGGCCTACTATTTTCTAGAGGCTAACTCTATTGTTGATGAATAACTGATATAAATCAAGTGTAAATAGTTAGTTTTTTAGACATAACTACTGCGCTTGTGTCTCAATTTGGATTACAAGAAATATTTGTATATCATTTATTTACATCATAATTAAATATAAATATTATATTTATTTTAGCCAAACTTATCAAATGTTTATGAATATTAGGTCTGAATAGAATTTGCTCAAATCAAAGTTTTAGTTTAAAAATAGAATGGTGGTTCACGAGAATAACCCTAGAAATTCTAATTTCTAGGGTCTTATTTTTTTCGATTGATATTAGGTTAGGACGAAAATCGAGTAACAATTAAGTACAATTAATTTTATCTATAGGAATCCTATATACAAAACTCAACAGAGCGATCGCCTAACTAAATCTTGAAAAATAAACTATAAAAACAAATTTATATAGTATAATGTCTGACCGCCATTGCAAAAATAAGAACGCTATGAATTGGTTTGCTTTGTCTGGGAGACGGTGGAGATGGATGAGTAAATTCGTCTCTTTGTTCTGTCTTTGTTTATTTTTAGTTATCAGTTGTACACCACGCACACAAACAACTACACCAACATCAGGTACTACTAATGCTCCCGCCGGGGATGGACGTATTACAGTAGGGACGACAGGTAAGCCAAGAACTCTAGATCCGGCTGATGCTTATGAATTAGCATCTTTGGGTTTTGTATTTAATTTGAGCGATCGCCTCTATACTTATGAACCAGGTAGTACAGAAATTAAACCGCAACTGGCTACAGCATTACCAAAAGTCAGCCAAGATGCTTTAACCTACACCATACCCTTACGTCAGGGAGTAGTTTTTCATGATGGTACGCCATTTAATGCCAAAGCAATGGAATTTAGTATCCGGCGTTTTATTGAAAATAAAGGTAAACCTTCTTTCTTACTCTCTGATACTGTTGCTTCGGTGAAAGCTACGGGTGATTATGAGTTAACAGTTCAATTAAAAAAACCCTTTGCAGCTTTTCCTTCACTGTTAGCATTTGCGGGAATTTGTGCAGTCTCACCCACAGCTTATGAAATTGGTACTGGTAAATTTAAACCAGATACATTTGTGGGTACTGGGCCTTACAAATTAGCACAGTATGGGACAGATTCATTGCGCTTTGATGTCTTTGATAAATATTGGGGAGAAAAACCTAAAAACAAAGGCATAAATGTACAGATTCAGACCAGTCCAGTCAATTTGTTTAACGCCTTTCGTACTGGCGCAGTAGATGTAGCTTACCAGTCTTTACAACCAGACCAAATTAGAAGTTTAGAAGATGGCGGTAAAAAAGGAGATTGGCAATCAATAACGTCTGAAGGTAGCGTCATTACTATCATGGCGTTGAATCGTAATCAGCAGCCTCTAGATAAACCAGAAGTTAGACAAGCAATAGCATCAATGATTGACCGTCAAACTTTAAATAATAGAGCTTTGTTTGGTCAAGCTGAACCGCTTTACAGCTTAATTCCCACTACCTTTAATGTTTCCCAACCAGTATTTAAAGAAAAGTATACTGATACTAACTTCGACAAAGCTAAACAATTGTTAACTGCGGCTGGTTTTTCTGCCACAAATCCGGCAAAAGTGCAAATTTGGTATCCTTCGAGTTCAGCACCTCGCCGTTTGGCAGCACAAACATTAAAAGCGATCGCTGATCAAAATCTCGGTGGTATACTTCAGATTGAAGTTAGTACAGTCGAAGGTGCTACCTTTTATAAAGACATCACCAAGGGTATATATCCAGTCGCTTTACTTGACTGGTATCCTGACTTTTTAGACCCAGATAACTATGTACAGCCATTCTTATCTTGTCAAAAAGGTTCAGTTGCTAAAGGATGTGAAGATGGAGGTAGTCAAACTCAAGGTTCTTTTTACTATAACGAAGCCGTCAATAAATTAATTGACCAGCAACGCCAAGAGCTAAATGCTGCAAACCGTCAGAAAATATTTGCCCAAATTCAAAATCAATTATCAATCGATATACCTTATATTCCCTTGTGGCAAAGCAAAGACTTCGTATTTGCTCGACAAGGCATAAACAACGTACAACTTGACCCATCACAAATTCTCGTCTATAAGTCAATAGTCAAGGGTTAATAGTCATTAGTCATTAGTCATTAGTCCATAGTCATTAGTCCTGGTTTTGAATCTCAACAACCAGCTAATAACTAAAAACCAATGACCAATGACCAATGACCAATGACCAATGACCAATGACCAATGACTAAAATATTATGTCTCGCTCCAAAGCCTTACAATATTACATCGTCTCTCGGTTACTCTTTGCACCCTTGCAATTATTTACCATTGTGACGATTGTATTTTTATTACTCAGAGCCACATCAGGAGATCCAGTTGATGCAATTCTGGGTGGACGCGCATCAGAAGCTGTTAAACAGCAATATCGAGAACAACTAGGTTTAAATCGACCTTTATTCATACAGTACTTAAACTATTTAGGTGACTTACTACGGTTTGATTTAGGTACATCCTTAAGTAGCCAGGGAAAATCAGTCTGGAATATCATTGGACAACATTTTCCGGCAACAGTAGAGTTAGCAGTGTTTAGCATGGCTGTTGCTTTCATTGTTGGCATATTGGTAGGTACGCTTTCCGCTTCTCGTCCAGGAACATCGTTTGACCTTGGCGGACGGTTATTTGGGATTATTACCTATGCACTACCAATGTTTTGGGCGGGAATGCTGTTGCAGTTGATTTTCTCAGTACAATTGGGCTGGTTTCCCAATTCCAACCGTTTACCCTCAAATATAGACCCTCCTGTGTCGATTACTGGGCTTTACACCCTTGATAGCTTACTCCGGGGCAATTTTGATTTATTTTTGACATCATTACATCATTTAGCGCTTCCTAGTATCACTTTAGGAGTTTTGCTCAGTGGTATTTTTGAGCGCATTGTAAGAGTTAATTTAAAGCAAACACTCAAAGCTGATTATGTAGAAGCGGCTAGAGCCAGGGGTATTTCTGAAAATAAGATTTTAGTTTCTCACGCTCTCAAAAATGCTTTAATTCCCGTAATTACTGTTTTAGGATTAACCTTCGCTTCCCTACTAGGTGGAGCAGTTTTGACTGAGGTAACATTTTCTTGGCCTGGGTTAGCGAATAGACTATATCAGGCTATTTCTGAACGTGATTATCCCACAGTCCAAGGTGTACTAATATTTTTTGGGGCAATTGTAGTGTCAGCCAGTATTTTGATTGATATTCTCAATGCTTATGTTGACCCACGCATCCGTTATTAAATGATTTTTACTATCAAAAATAGTCACTTAATTTTGAAATTTGGCTATAGGGAATAGGTAATCTCAATTGAGATTTTCCTATTCCCATATTTTTTATCCTTTATACAAAAAGCTTAAACTTGATTCCCTCCTGCCTCCTGCCCCTTCTCAAGCTGTAAAATTTGAGTGTTCATCTGAAGAACCTTAACTTTACATTCCAGATAAGCTTGAATAGTTCTGGAAATTTATTTTGTTAGTCCTCAGATGTGTATTAATCTTTAAAATTAAAATGCTTTGGGATACTTGCTTGAGTAATGGCGGGAGGAAAGTTAAACAGTGGATATTATAGATTTGTTTTACAAGGGCGGCCCAGCAATGTGGCCTTTGCTGGCTCTGTCGATTTTATCTGTAAGTGTGATTTTTGAGCGTCTTTGGTTCTGGTTGCGGATTTTCTCGCAAGAAAAGGCGATCGTCGATCGCGTATTAGATGCAGCTCATGATAACTGGGAAATAGCGGCGGATATTGCTAGAGAGGCTACAGATCAACCAATCGGTCGATTCCTCTACGCTCCCTTACATTTACAAAAAACTGACGTAGAAACCTTTCGATTAGCGTTGGAGTCTTCAGCAGAAGATGAATTAGCCGGGATGCGGCGGGGTGAAAAGCTGTTAGAAGCTGTCATTGCCCTTGCACCTCTACTCGGACTGTTAGGTACAGTTTTAGGTTTAATTCACTCTTTGCGCTCCATTCGCATCGGTGATTTGGGAACTGAATCTGCGGCTGGGGTAACTACTGGTATTGGTGAATCCTTAATTAGTACGGCAACAGGGTTAATAGTTGCCATTGTTAGTTTAGTATTTTACCGATTATTCCAAAGTTTTATTGTCAATCAAGTCAAAGTCTTTCGTAAAGCAGGAAATGAACTAGAGTTGCTATATCGCCAGTCTCCCCCAGATTTGAGCAACAGCACGTCAGTAATTAGTCGTGATAGTTTACCCAGTACGACAGGTAGAGGTAAGTTTTCACCGCCTCCTGAACCACCAAATTTAACTTAATGAGGTACAGGGGTATATGGATATAAAGGAAAGAAATTAGTTGGTATCAAGCTAAAGTCAGTAGGTTTGAGGTTTTCCATACCCCTTTCCTCAATTCCAGAATGCCAACCTAGAATTAGCCATGAGCATGAAACAATGAAAGTTAATTTACATACTCCAGTAGAAGAATTACAGATTCAGATTATCCCGTTAATAGATGTGGTTTTTTGTATTTTGACGTTCTTTTTGTTAGCCGCTTTACAATTTACTCGACAGCAAGCTATCAACGTTGATTTGCCAAAAGCTACTACCAGTACAGCCGCCAGTATAAATTCAGCAGGTGGTAATTTGATTGTCACCATTGATGCTGTAGGTAATACTTATGTAGAAAAACAACAGGTCACAAGAGATGGTTTGGTACAAGCTTTGAGACAGTATGTGCAAGCCAACCCTAATGGTGTCTTGGTACTCAACGCTTCACGTACAGCCACTTATAACGATGTCATTGAGACATTAGATTTACTGCGACAAGTAGGAGGCGATCGCGTATCTTTAGGAATTATCCCTACTTCTGCTCAACCCCAACCCAATATTCCTAATCTTCCTATTAATCCTGGTATAGCACCTATACCCAACACTGAACCAGTCCCAGGAATCAATCCCCCACCCAGCGAACTCAATCCCAACTTACCTACAGATAATCAAATCCCTAGCGGACAAGGTAATCCTTTAAATCCCAGCGTTCCCCAAGTGCCTGTAGCACCTAGTCCTGCACGGTAACGGTGAGATAGGGGAGTAGGGGGAGTAGGGGAAGATAAGTAGGCAAGTTTAAGATTCATCTCCCTCATACCCCTCATCTCCCTCATCCCCTGATCATTTACCAAACCTAAAGATATACAAAATATTTTGCTGATAGAGAAAAATATCTGGTAACTTACAAATTATTGGTTAAGCTTCAAATTCAAATACAGTAGTTTGACTAAGTTAACTACAAAACTATAGGAATCAAAGCTAGATACTCAGAGCCTTAAATCTCTGATTGTTGAGTCCTAATTTCTGCTGTATTACTCCATCGATAGACTAGGTAATTTATCGCCAAGCACCATACACGTTTCAGGGGTTGAGGCAATGAACGAAATTTTGACGCTGCTAATTGTTTGGATAGCTACATCTGTCAGCTTGTTGATTATCAGTAAGTTGCCTTTAGGTGTTGAAGTTGACACTCCAAAAAAAGCATTTCTTTCGGCTGCTGTTTTGGGTATTGTGACGGCAATAATCAGACCTGTTTTACGTTTAATATTTGCTGTTCCCGATATACTCACCTTTAACTTATTATCGGGTTTTTTCACATTTATGATTGCCGTCGTCTGCTTTAGTATTGCAGCTTGGCTAGTCGAAGGCTTTCGCTTGCGTTTCGGAATCTGGAGCGCTGTGTTAGGTGCTTTTGCCCTGACATTAATTAACAGCTTAATTTATAAGTTGTTGGGATTATAGAAGTCAATAGTCAACAGGAGCCAGTGCTGTGGGCGGCTCTGCCGACTTGAAGCAACTGGCGTTCCACAGTCCACAGTCCATAGTTAAAAACTAATGACTAATGACCAATGACTAAGCAGAAAGTCTGAGCGCCGACTTCTGGTGAGTCCAGTGCTGTTCGCGTAGCGTCCCGTAGGGAAAGAGGGTTTCCCTCCGCAGGCAACTGGCGAACCCGCGAGGGCGAGGGCGAACAGAACTTTGTAAGATATGACTACTATTCATTTGGCGGTGTAACTGAGGTGCTAGCTTGTTGCTGACGTTGTTCGCGTTTTTTGCGATCAGCTGATAGCATATCAGCCATTACTGCCAGTGCTTGCGTCATTTTGTCTAGATTAGAACGATATAAGTCTAAATCCTTAGTTACTTTATCGTCAGACAGATGCAAGCCTGCGGCAATAGTTTTTAGTGCCTCAGTGCGTTGCTTTTCGTCTTTGACTAAATCTGGATTTGAAAGTTCTAACAATGTAAATAGACCGATCGCAAACAAACGGCTATATTTAAAGCTATTATTATTGGCGATCGCTTGTAGCTGTGCTTGCAAGTCAGGATCTTGCTGTAAATGATTAGCTTGACTTAGCCACGCTATCAGATCATTAGCTGATAAGCTTTGAGCTACAGCTTGCAACCTTTCGGCATCTTGTCTATAGCGTTGTGGATCTTGCTCTACAGCTTGGCAGATAGCATTAAATATAGATTCCTTATCCCGTTCTGGTTGATAGCCTTGCATGAAGCGGTCAAAGGTAGTGACAACACCCAAGGCATAAACGGGATTGTAGCTAAAATCAACATTTACTGACAGCAGGTGCATTTCTACCATCAATTCCTCTACTACCCGACGATAAATTGTGTTAATCGGTCGGGTGTGGAGAG
Above is a genomic segment from Nostoc sp. MS1 containing:
- a CDS encoding phage holin family protein, producing the protein MNEILTLLIVWIATSVSLLIISKLPLGVEVDTPKKAFLSAAVLGIVTAIIRPVLRLIFAVPDILTFNLLSGFFTFMIAVVCFSIAAWLVEGFRLRFGIWSAVLGAFALTLINSLIYKLLGL
- a CDS encoding ABC transporter substrate-binding protein, coding for MNWFALSGRRWRWMSKFVSLFCLCLFLVISCTPRTQTTTPTSGTTNAPAGDGRITVGTTGKPRTLDPADAYELASLGFVFNLSDRLYTYEPGSTEIKPQLATALPKVSQDALTYTIPLRQGVVFHDGTPFNAKAMEFSIRRFIENKGKPSFLLSDTVASVKATGDYELTVQLKKPFAAFPSLLAFAGICAVSPTAYEIGTGKFKPDTFVGTGPYKLAQYGTDSLRFDVFDKYWGEKPKNKGINVQIQTSPVNLFNAFRTGAVDVAYQSLQPDQIRSLEDGGKKGDWQSITSEGSVITIMALNRNQQPLDKPEVRQAIASMIDRQTLNNRALFGQAEPLYSLIPTTFNVSQPVFKEKYTDTNFDKAKQLLTAAGFSATNPAKVQIWYPSSSAPRRLAAQTLKAIADQNLGGILQIEVSTVEGATFYKDITKGIYPVALLDWYPDFLDPDNYVQPFLSCQKGSVAKGCEDGGSQTQGSFYYNEAVNKLIDQQRQELNAANRQKIFAQIQNQLSIDIPYIPLWQSKDFVFARQGINNVQLDPSQILVYKSIVKG
- a CDS encoding ExbD/TolR family protein; translated protein: MKVNLHTPVEELQIQIIPLIDVVFCILTFFLLAALQFTRQQAINVDLPKATTSTAASINSAGGNLIVTIDAVGNTYVEKQQVTRDGLVQALRQYVQANPNGVLVLNASRTATYNDVIETLDLLRQVGGDRVSLGIIPTSAQPQPNIPNLPINPGIAPIPNTEPVPGINPPPSELNPNLPTDNQIPSGQGNPLNPSVPQVPVAPSPAR
- a CDS encoding ABC transporter permease, with amino-acid sequence MSRSKALQYYIVSRLLFAPLQLFTIVTIVFLLLRATSGDPVDAILGGRASEAVKQQYREQLGLNRPLFIQYLNYLGDLLRFDLGTSLSSQGKSVWNIIGQHFPATVELAVFSMAVAFIVGILVGTLSASRPGTSFDLGGRLFGIITYALPMFWAGMLLQLIFSVQLGWFPNSNRLPSNIDPPVSITGLYTLDSLLRGNFDLFLTSLHHLALPSITLGVLLSGIFERIVRVNLKQTLKADYVEAARARGISENKILVSHALKNALIPVITVLGLTFASLLGGAVLTEVTFSWPGLANRLYQAISERDYPTVQGVLIFFGAIVVSASILIDILNAYVDPRIRY
- a CDS encoding RpoD/SigA family RNA polymerase sigma factor gives rise to the protein MSSLSSDMVRVYLQEIGQFPLLTSDQEITYGRQVQQMIAIDEQKQQLSEQLQREPTLAELAIFVNKSEAEINQILHRGKRAKQKMITANLRLVVSVAKKYQRRNLEFLDLVQEGAIGLQRGVEKFDPNRGYKLSTYIYWWISQAITRAIAEKSRTVRLPIHVNEKLNQIKKIQRELFQTLGRRATVAEIAQKVELEPSQIREYLSAASGTISLDLKVGDNQDTELSELLPDQGVSPNEQITQELLRQDLNDLLASLKPVQREVLILRFGLLDNQERSLAQIGEKLNVSRERVRQIQQQAMTALRRQHPSIEQYLSS
- a CDS encoding MotA/TolQ/ExbB proton channel family protein codes for the protein MDIIDLFYKGGPAMWPLLALSILSVSVIFERLWFWLRIFSQEKAIVDRVLDAAHDNWEIAADIAREATDQPIGRFLYAPLHLQKTDVETFRLALESSAEDELAGMRRGEKLLEAVIALAPLLGLLGTVLGLIHSLRSIRIGDLGTESAAGVTTGIGESLISTATGLIVAIVSLVFYRLFQSFIVNQVKVFRKAGNELELLYRQSPPDLSNSTSVISRDSLPSTTGRGKFSPPPEPPNLT
- the psb29 gene encoding photosystem II biogenesis protein Psp29, whose translation is MNNVLRTVSDTKRTFYSLHTRPINTIYRRVVEELMVEMHLLSVNVDFSYNPVYALGVVTTFDRFMQGYQPERDKESIFNAICQAVEQDPQRYRQDAERLQAVAQSLSANDLIAWLSQANHLQQDPDLQAQLQAIANNNSFKYSRLFAIGLFTLLELSNPDLVKDEKQRTEALKTIAAGLHLSDDKVTKDLDLYRSNLDKMTQALAVMADMLSADRKKREQRQQQASTSVTPPNE
- a CDS encoding pentapeptide repeat-containing protein is translated as MHQAALERANLSDANLEKANLEGTNLEGGDSSLAT